One region of Qipengyuania gaetbuli genomic DNA includes:
- the rodA gene encoding rod shape-determining protein RodA — MTSIVPAPVARQPWMMLFPLVGLIAFGALVLTSAAAGDFSRYAESHLIRFAIFLTMAIVISRFSKDLVTFFAYPAYIVILLLLMAVEIMGTLGGGSQRWLEVGPIRIQPSELMKPAVVVALARFYDTLPVGMVPTWRALIPAGALIMFPMAFVLLQPDLGTSLAIGFGGGLVMFFAGLPLRWFLMAGAAGLAAIPFAFYFALKPYQQDRVRTFLDPESDPLGEGYQITQSKIAIGSGGLTGKGFNEGSQSHLNYLPEPHTDFVFATMAEEWGLMGGLFVIGCFALILGWGFKVARDSSDRMGKLLAAGMTATIFFFVAINLMMVMGFAPVVGIPLPFVSHGGSSMMTNMMCIGVLMMVNRWNRNAPRRGLLS; from the coding sequence ATGACGAGTATCGTCCCCGCCCCCGTCGCGCGTCAGCCGTGGATGATGCTGTTCCCGCTGGTCGGCCTCATCGCCTTCGGCGCGCTGGTGCTGACCTCGGCAGCAGCAGGCGACTTTTCGCGTTATGCGGAATCGCACCTGATCCGCTTTGCCATCTTCCTGACCATGGCAATCGTGATCTCGCGGTTCTCAAAGGACCTCGTCACCTTCTTCGCCTACCCCGCCTATATCGTGATCCTGCTGCTACTGATGGCGGTTGAGATCATGGGTACGCTCGGGGGGGGAAGCCAGCGCTGGCTCGAGGTCGGACCGATCCGCATCCAGCCATCGGAGCTCATGAAGCCGGCCGTGGTCGTGGCACTCGCCCGCTTCTACGACACCCTCCCGGTGGGCATGGTCCCGACGTGGCGCGCGTTGATACCGGCAGGCGCGCTTATCATGTTCCCCATGGCCTTCGTGCTCCTGCAGCCCGACCTAGGGACCTCGCTCGCTATCGGTTTTGGTGGCGGACTCGTGATGTTTTTCGCCGGGCTGCCGCTGCGCTGGTTCCTGATGGCGGGTGCTGCGGGCCTGGCCGCCATCCCGTTCGCGTTCTACTTCGCGCTGAAGCCCTATCAGCAGGACCGCGTGAGGACCTTCCTCGATCCGGAAAGCGACCCGCTGGGTGAAGGGTACCAGATCACCCAATCCAAGATCGCCATCGGTTCGGGCGGCCTCACCGGAAAGGGCTTCAACGAAGGGTCGCAAAGCCACCTCAATTACCTGCCCGAACCGCATACCGATTTCGTATTCGCCACCATGGCCGAAGAATGGGGCCTCATGGGCGGCCTTTTCGTGATCGGCTGCTTTGCGCTCATTCTCGGCTGGGGTTTCAAGGTTGCCCGGGACAGTAGCGACAGAATGGGCAAATTGCTTGCCGCGGGCATGACCGCCACGATCTTCTTCTTCGTCGCCATCAATCTCATGATGGTGATGGGCTTCGCGCCCGTGGTCGGGATTCCGCTGCCTTTCGTGAGCCATGGCGGCAGTTCGATGATGACCAACATGATGTGCATCGGCGTGCTGATGATGGTCAATCGGTGGAACCGGAACGCCCCCCGCCGCGGCCTTTTGTCGTGA
- the ribB gene encoding 3,4-dihydroxy-2-butanone-4-phosphate synthase, with the protein MNTIEKVRTLVSQGLMTRAGLARAAGLHANTLRDCAEESWNPTADTLGKLEAFLEANDETPVIVGAEEIIDEARNGRMFILVDDEDRENEGDLIIPAQMATPNAINFMATHGRGLICLALDRKRVDALGLQPMSRDNRESMQTAFTTSIEAKEGVTTGISAADRSRTVSVAIDSTKGPEDIVTPGHVFPLAARDGGVLVRAGHTEAAVDISRLAGLNPSGVICEIMNEDGTMSRLDDLVVFARKHDMKIGTIRDLIEYRMRHDHLVERITEDSFESDYGGTWRMMTYRNKVDGSESYVLQKGEVKEGKPTLTRVHPISIFDDVLGKPGPRKRTLQRAMQAVGEHGSGVIVIITGRPATGYGESEAQRNVGIGSQILADLGVEDMILLSNSQPNVVAIEGYGLNIVDHLPIPE; encoded by the coding sequence ATGAACACAATCGAAAAAGTTCGCACGCTCGTCTCGCAAGGTCTCATGACCCGCGCCGGGCTTGCTCGCGCTGCCGGGCTCCACGCCAATACCCTGCGCGACTGCGCAGAGGAGAGCTGGAACCCCACCGCCGACACGCTCGGCAAGTTAGAGGCTTTCCTCGAAGCGAATGACGAGACGCCGGTGATCGTCGGCGCCGAAGAGATCATCGACGAGGCCCGCAACGGCCGGATGTTCATCCTGGTCGATGACGAGGATCGCGAAAACGAAGGCGACCTCATCATTCCTGCCCAGATGGCAACCCCCAACGCCATCAACTTCATGGCCACCCACGGCCGGGGCCTGATCTGCCTCGCACTCGACCGCAAGCGGGTCGATGCGCTTGGCCTCCAGCCAATGAGCCGCGACAACCGCGAGAGCATGCAGACGGCCTTCACCACATCGATCGAGGCCAAGGAAGGCGTCACCACTGGCATCAGCGCCGCTGACCGTTCGCGCACGGTGTCGGTCGCCATCGACAGCACCAAGGGACCCGAGGACATAGTCACCCCGGGACACGTCTTCCCCCTCGCCGCGCGCGACGGCGGCGTGCTGGTCCGCGCCGGCCATACCGAGGCAGCAGTCGATATCTCGCGCCTTGCGGGCCTCAATCCCTCGGGCGTCATCTGCGAGATCATGAACGAGGACGGGACGATGTCGCGCCTCGACGACCTCGTGGTTTTCGCGCGCAAGCACGACATGAAGATCGGCACCATCCGCGACCTGATCGAATACCGTATGCGGCACGACCACCTGGTCGAGCGGATCACTGAAGACAGCTTCGAGTCCGACTATGGTGGGACCTGGCGGATGATGACCTATCGCAACAAGGTCGACGGCAGTGAAAGCTATGTCCTGCAGAAGGGCGAAGTGAAGGAAGGCAAACCCACACTCACCCGCGTCCATCCGATTTCCATCTTCGACGATGTGCTGGGCAAGCCCGGCCCGCGCAAGCGCACGCTCCAGCGCGCAATGCAGGCGGTGGGTGAACATGGTTCGGGCGTGATCGTCATCATCACCGGCCGCCCGGCCACCGGCTACGGCGAGAGCGAGGCCCAGCGTAACGTGGGTATCGGTTCGCAGATCCTTGCCGACTTGGGCGTCGAGGACATGATCCTGCTCAGCAATTCACAGCCCAATGTCGTCGCGATCGAAGGCTACGGCCTCAACATCGTCGATCACCTTCCCATTCCGGAGTAA
- the ribH gene encoding 6,7-dimethyl-8-ribityllumazine synthase, which produces MANFLIVEARFYDHFNDMLVAGARAALEAEGHSVDVLTVPGALEVPGAIAMAAESGRYDGFVAIGVVIRGETYHFEIVAGESARGIMALTMDGIAIGNGILTVENEEQAIVRADPEQKDKGGEAAKAALALLDLQSRFGA; this is translated from the coding sequence ATGGCAAACTTCCTCATCGTCGAAGCGCGCTTCTACGACCACTTCAACGACATGCTGGTTGCCGGCGCCCGCGCCGCACTGGAAGCCGAAGGCCATAGCGTCGATGTACTGACCGTGCCCGGCGCTCTCGAAGTTCCCGGTGCAATTGCCATGGCTGCGGAAAGCGGCCGCTACGACGGCTTCGTTGCCATCGGCGTCGTCATTCGCGGCGAAACCTATCACTTCGAGATCGTCGCCGGCGAAAGCGCGCGCGGCATCATGGCGCTGACCATGGACGGGATCGCCATCGGAAATGGCATCCTGACTGTCGAGAACGAGGAACAGGCTATCGTCCGCGCCGATCCGGAGCAGAAGGACAAGGGCGGCGAAGCGGCAAAGGCTGCGCTCGCCCTGCTAGACCTCCAGTCCCGCTTCGGAGCCTAG
- a CDS encoding phosphotransferase — MAEFPVHPDEVTAPWLSAMLGSEITRVSWKHIGTGQVGDSARFTLEGPEVDASVPATLAGKFPAADATSRETAAMFGLYRKEVLFYCDVAPQLDVRVPQVHFAATCEEGHRFCLIFEDLGPARQGDQIAGCTLDDARAAIRQAAAIHAPSWGKTSIIEAEWIVPSPAVAERVALMYPHAQAIFRERYKDTLEPEFMTVCEEFAEDYGSQIHQQHRHQCLIHGDFRLDNMLFDIRGGAEPVAILDWQTVAPGMAMTDIGYFLGCGIGELGLAHEDELLDLYLAEMERRGVSLTRAGIHADYRRGILHGLSTAVFSAAFVERTDRGDANFLSMARGACALALKHDSIGAMKEAH, encoded by the coding sequence ATGGCAGAATTCCCGGTCCATCCGGATGAGGTGACGGCGCCATGGCTGTCCGCGATGCTCGGTTCGGAGATAACCCGTGTATCGTGGAAGCACATCGGCACCGGACAGGTTGGCGACAGCGCCCGCTTCACGCTGGAGGGCCCCGAAGTCGATGCTTCGGTCCCGGCAACACTGGCGGGCAAATTCCCCGCGGCCGATGCCACGAGCCGCGAAACCGCCGCGATGTTCGGGCTCTATCGCAAGGAAGTATTGTTCTACTGCGACGTCGCGCCGCAGTTGGATGTCCGCGTGCCGCAAGTGCACTTTGCCGCCACATGCGAGGAAGGCCATCGGTTCTGCCTGATTTTCGAGGATCTCGGTCCGGCGCGGCAAGGAGACCAGATCGCCGGTTGCACGCTTGACGATGCGCGCGCGGCAATCCGGCAGGCCGCTGCAATCCACGCACCCAGCTGGGGCAAGACTTCGATAATCGAGGCCGAATGGATTGTCCCTTCTCCAGCCGTCGCCGAGCGCGTGGCGCTGATGTACCCGCATGCACAGGCCATCTTCCGCGAGCGGTACAAGGACACCCTGGAGCCCGAGTTCATGACTGTGTGCGAGGAGTTCGCCGAGGATTACGGCTCGCAGATACACCAGCAGCATCGGCACCAGTGCCTGATCCACGGCGACTTCCGCCTCGACAACATGCTGTTCGACATTCGGGGCGGAGCGGAACCTGTCGCCATTCTCGACTGGCAGACCGTGGCACCGGGGATGGCCATGACGGACATCGGCTATTTTCTCGGCTGCGGGATCGGCGAGCTCGGGCTCGCGCATGAGGATGAATTGCTCGATCTCTATCTTGCGGAAATGGAGAGGCGCGGGGTGTCGCTGACCCGCGCAGGCATCCACGCCGATTACCGCAGGGGTATCCTGCACGGCCTTTCGACCGCCGTTTTCAGCGCCGCTTTCGTCGAGCGGACCGACCGCGGGGACGCAAATTTCCTGTCGATGGCTCGCGGGGCCTGTGCGCTGGCCCTCAAGCATGACAGTATCGGCGCCATGAAGGAGGCACACTGA
- the eno gene encoding phosphopyruvate hydratase has protein sequence MTAIIDIHAREILDSRGNPTVEVDVLLEDGSFGRAAVPSGASTGAHEAVELRDGDKSRYLGKGVLKAVDATNGEIRDLLIGNFDAEDQRDIDLAMIALDDTANKGRLGANAILGTSMAVAKASANARGLPLYSYIGGVSAHVLPVPMMNIINGGEHADNPIDIQEFMVMPVGADSLAEAVRWGAEIFHTLKKNLSQKGLATAVGDEGGFAPDLASTRDALDFIMGSIEQAGFTPGDDVVLALDCASTEFFKDGKYLISGENLSLSGEEMAAYLAKLCADYPIRSIEDGMGEDDFVGWKALTDLIGDKVQLVGDDLFVTNPRRLVDGIEQGLANSLLVKVNQIGTLTETLDAVSIANRAGYTAVMSHRSGETEDATIADLAVATNCGQIKTGSLARSDRLAKYNQLIRIEEELGDSAVYAGRGCFG, from the coding sequence ATGACCGCGATCATCGACATCCACGCCCGCGAAATTCTCGACAGCCGTGGCAATCCGACTGTCGAAGTCGATGTGCTCCTCGAAGACGGCAGCTTCGGCCGCGCAGCAGTGCCTTCGGGCGCCTCGACGGGCGCGCACGAGGCGGTCGAACTGCGCGATGGCGACAAGTCCCGCTATCTCGGCAAGGGCGTGCTGAAGGCCGTCGATGCGACCAATGGCGAAATCCGCGACCTGCTGATCGGCAATTTCGATGCCGAGGACCAGCGCGACATCGACCTCGCCATGATCGCGCTCGACGATACGGCGAACAAGGGCCGCCTCGGCGCCAACGCGATCCTTGGTACCAGCATGGCGGTTGCCAAGGCGTCGGCAAATGCCCGCGGCCTGCCGCTCTATTCCTACATCGGCGGCGTTTCGGCCCATGTCCTGCCGGTGCCGATGATGAACATCATCAATGGCGGTGAGCATGCAGACAACCCGATCGACATCCAGGAATTCATGGTCATGCCGGTGGGTGCGGACAGCCTTGCCGAGGCCGTGCGCTGGGGTGCCGAGATTTTCCACACGCTGAAGAAGAACCTGTCGCAGAAGGGGCTCGCGACGGCAGTCGGCGACGAGGGCGGTTTCGCGCCCGATCTCGCCAGCACGCGCGATGCGCTAGACTTCATCATGGGTTCGATCGAGCAGGCAGGCTTCACGCCCGGTGACGATGTCGTGCTGGCGCTGGACTGCGCCTCGACCGAATTCTTCAAGGACGGCAAGTACTTGATCTCGGGTGAAAACCTGTCGCTTTCGGGCGAAGAGATGGCCGCCTATCTCGCCAAGCTGTGTGCCGACTATCCGATCCGTTCGATCGAAGACGGCATGGGTGAAGACGATTTCGTGGGCTGGAAGGCGCTGACCGACCTGATCGGCGACAAGGTCCAGCTGGTCGGCGACGATCTCTTCGTCACCAACCCCCGCCGGCTTGTCGATGGCATCGAGCAGGGCCTTGCGAATTCGCTGCTGGTGAAGGTCAACCAGATCGGCACGCTGACCGAGACACTCGATGCCGTGAGCATTGCGAACCGTGCCGGCTACACGGCGGTCATGTCGCACCGTTCGGGCGAGACCGAAGACGCGACCATCGCGGATCTCGCCGTTGCGACCAATTGCGGGCAGATCAAGACCGGCTCTCTCGCGCGTTCGGATCGGCTCGCCAAGTACAACCAGCTCATCCGTATCGAGGAAGAACTGGGCGACAGTGCAGTCTATGCAGGGCGCGGCTGCTTCGGCTGA
- a CDS encoding phage holin family protein, with amino-acid sequence MLEEQERDEAPYNGPVDLPDSYEPEDDDQEPHGPSLTDDIMALLEDGRTYAEAEMAYQKSRAAFAANRFKGAIAFGLGAFGVLHLALIAMTVGLVIALVPLVGPWIATAIVTAALIGLGLLFLSLLKTRIDEIRDAFSDGSDE; translated from the coding sequence ATGCTGGAAGAACAAGAGCGCGATGAAGCGCCGTACAACGGGCCGGTCGACCTGCCCGACAGTTACGAGCCCGAGGACGACGACCAGGAACCGCACGGTCCGTCGCTGACGGATGACATCATGGCCCTGCTGGAAGACGGCAGGACCTATGCCGAGGCCGAAATGGCCTACCAGAAAAGCCGTGCGGCCTTTGCCGCAAACCGTTTCAAGGGCGCCATTGCTTTCGGGCTTGGCGCCTTTGGCGTTTTGCACCTCGCACTGATCGCCATGACGGTGGGTCTAGTAATCGCGCTTGTACCGTTGGTCGGGCCCTGGATTGCCACCGCGATCGTGACCGCCGCACTGATCGGGCTGGGGCTGCTGTTCCTCAGCCTGCTGAAGACCCGCATCGACGAAATCCGCGATGCATTTTCGGATGGCAGCGATGAGTGA
- a CDS encoding DUF4170 domain-containing protein, with translation MEEKESKQTLYLVMGGRVTDPRSMTFADPESIHVAGVYSSYDDAESAWRGNAQRTVDDAEMKYVIVHLHKLLDPEA, from the coding sequence ATGGAAGAAAAAGAGAGCAAGCAGACGCTCTATCTGGTGATGGGCGGCCGCGTGACCGACCCGCGCAGCATGACCTTTGCCGACCCGGAAAGCATCCACGTCGCCGGCGTCTATTCCAGCTATGACGATGCCGAAAGCGCCTGGCGCGGCAATGCCCAGCGCACGGTCGACGATGCGGAAATGAAATACGTCATCGTCCACCTGCACAAGCTGCTCGATCCCGAAGCCTGA
- a CDS encoding GNAT family N-acetyltransferase: MAYSIRPYQDSDAEELADVCRAAIRGIGPEAYSNDQVEAWLAQHPGAALYRERVANGATIFVAAGEDDEPVAYALLEPDGHLDHLYNHPAHTRKGLALNLLATASLYARHHGIKRLYTEASDLARPSFEEAGYIATEKREFEIDGVPIHNWAMEKTVD; this comes from the coding sequence TTGGCCTACTCGATCCGCCCCTATCAGGATTCCGATGCCGAGGAGCTGGCGGACGTATGCCGGGCGGCGATCCGCGGGATCGGGCCGGAAGCCTATTCGAATGACCAGGTAGAAGCGTGGCTCGCCCAGCACCCGGGCGCCGCGCTCTACCGTGAACGGGTCGCCAATGGCGCCACCATCTTCGTCGCTGCCGGCGAAGACGACGAGCCGGTCGCCTATGCTCTGCTCGAGCCGGACGGCCATCTCGACCACCTCTACAACCACCCCGCGCACACGCGCAAGGGGCTGGCGCTAAACCTGCTGGCGACAGCCTCGCTCTATGCGCGGCACCACGGGATCAAGCGGCTTTATACCGAGGCGAGCGACCTCGCCCGCCCCTCGTTCGAGGAAGCCGGTTACATCGCCACCGAAAAGCGCGAGTTCGAAATCGACGGCGTGCCGATCCACAACTGGGCGATGGAAAAGACCGTCGACTGA
- the greA gene encoding transcription elongation factor GreA: MDKVPMLAEGYEKLTADLKVLRAERPKIVDAIEEARAHGDLSENAEYHAAKERQGQVEAMIGDLEDKISRAQIIDPTTLSGDKVVFGATVTLLDENDKPVKYQIVGQTEADASKGRISYTSPIARALIGKQVDDEVEVTVPSGDKFYLVEKIEFI, from the coding sequence ATGGACAAGGTGCCGATGCTGGCCGAGGGCTATGAAAAGCTCACTGCCGACCTGAAGGTGCTGCGGGCGGAGCGTCCGAAGATCGTCGATGCGATCGAGGAAGCACGCGCGCATGGCGACCTTTCGGAAAACGCCGAATACCACGCCGCCAAAGAACGCCAGGGCCAGGTAGAGGCCATGATCGGCGATCTGGAAGACAAGATCAGCCGTGCGCAGATCATCGATCCGACCACGCTTTCGGGCGACAAGGTTGTCTTCGGTGCGACAGTCACGCTGCTCGACGAAAACGACAAGCCGGTGAAGTACCAGATCGTCGGCCAGACCGAAGCGGACGCTTCGAAGGGCCGGATTTCCTATACTTCGCCGATCGCCCGCGCGCTCATTGGCAAGCAGGTCGATGACGAGGTCGAAGTGACCGTCCCTTCGGGCGACAAGTTCTACCTCGTCGAGAAGATCGAATTCATCTGA